One window from the genome of Rhodopirellula bahusiensis encodes:
- a CDS encoding AraC family transcriptional regulator → MTNTQRPRHVGILVETDDSWGRNVVEAICRFGHSSGWLVLISPRDSQGRPRLPKVWNGDGIIASLRSTSSVRHVKSLNLPVVDVGIMVPKCDWFARVATDDAARAKMAFEHLRDRGLTHFACYAPPIGRYSDVRSLAFADAVKSGGYECAMYEATRDDTSGWLTNYSNVRRWLATLPRPLGIFAADPYPARQLVEICSVDSIRIPDELVVLSGDDDELLCNVATPQISAVELASHQIGETASRMLAKMMNGSPTPKHETLIPPLQVRGRHSTDILAIPDDEIAEVLRYIRDKAREGITVSDLLNKFPISRRRLEQRFRAELNRSPAEEIRRVRMAHVSRLLLDSDKSMTTIAAESGFATGASLSQAFRQQFGTTPGDYRRRNNAT, encoded by the coding sequence ATGACAAACACTCAACGACCGCGACATGTCGGCATCCTGGTTGAGACCGATGACTCATGGGGCCGCAACGTCGTCGAGGCCATTTGTCGTTTTGGTCATTCGAGTGGTTGGTTGGTGCTGATTTCACCGCGTGATTCACAAGGTCGTCCGCGATTGCCAAAGGTTTGGAACGGCGATGGCATCATCGCTTCATTGCGATCCACGTCTTCGGTCCGCCACGTCAAGAGTCTCAACCTACCGGTGGTCGATGTTGGCATCATGGTTCCCAAATGCGATTGGTTTGCTCGTGTCGCGACCGATGATGCCGCTCGCGCAAAAATGGCGTTCGAACATCTTCGTGATCGAGGCCTGACGCACTTTGCATGTTATGCACCGCCGATTGGTCGCTACTCCGACGTGCGATCATTGGCCTTCGCGGACGCGGTCAAGAGCGGCGGCTACGAGTGTGCCATGTACGAAGCGACGCGAGACGACACATCAGGTTGGCTGACCAACTATTCCAATGTTCGGCGGTGGCTCGCGACCCTTCCGCGTCCGCTGGGGATCTTTGCCGCGGATCCCTACCCCGCCCGACAACTGGTCGAGATTTGTTCGGTCGACTCGATTCGTATTCCCGATGAATTGGTGGTGTTGTCCGGGGACGACGATGAACTGCTGTGCAATGTCGCCACGCCCCAGATTTCGGCGGTCGAACTGGCCAGTCACCAGATCGGCGAAACGGCATCGCGGATGCTCGCCAAAATGATGAACGGGAGTCCCACGCCGAAACACGAAACTTTGATTCCTCCGCTCCAGGTACGAGGCCGGCATTCGACCGATATCCTCGCGATTCCGGACGACGAAATTGCAGAGGTCTTGCGGTACATTCGCGACAAGGCTCGCGAAGGCATCACGGTGTCCGACCTGCTGAACAAGTTCCCAATTTCGCGAAGGCGACTGGAACAGCGTTTTCGTGCGGAGCTCAATCGCAGTCCCGCCGAAGAAATCCGCCGCGTCCGCATGGCTCACGTCAGCCGACTGCTGCTGGATTCGGACAAATCCATGACCACGATCGCGGCCGAATCAGGCTTCGCAACGGGGGCCTCTCTATCGCAAGCCTTTCGTCAGCAATTCGGCACCACACCCGGCGACTACCGACGTCGGAACAACGCGACCTGA
- a CDS encoding PSD1 and planctomycete cytochrome C domain-containing protein — protein sequence MNGFPMTSPFDRRAQFFAICLGLLYSVALANDAGTPASDKQLTVEHSEPVDFVRDIQPILRDNCYECHAGTTEEGNLNLGVKAKAFQGGDSDEAILVGNSEDSLMIDLVSGGKDNALMPPEGYEPLTAKQVGLLRAWIDQGAPWPEDADVVDPKMDRAKTHWAFQRLQKVNPPSRSLGDGWPKSPIDLFVQQRLDLAGLKPSQPADARTLVRRLYFDLIGLPPSRDQTNDFIAAHSEDSKAAVQNLVDQLLGSPRYGERWGRHWLDVARYADSDGQEADMDRPHAYRYRDFVIQAFNENMPYDQFVRWQIAGDEIEPENDAAVSATGFLTAGTSFKLPDSFIESERLANRYNEMDDVISTLGSGMLGITVACARCHDHKYDAFSAKEYYQLLGVFHSGDRVSDKLPSGEEGYFFRDFDEERRTTWLFRRSDFYDREIEVDIGFPAMLSSGADANEYWQKAKEAYCDHGEPKSTLQRRALADWITDTDHGGGALLARVIVNRVWHHHFGKGLVHTTSDFGVNGDAPSHPQLLEYLTDRFVESGWSIKTLHREILTSSVWQQASTREASDERGLEIDLGNERLWKMNPQRLEVEVMRDAMLAASDTLNLQAGGPGFKPYIAPEANLARNIQGEGYPKDAADNETTRRRSVYMFHKRLIPYPMFQAFDRPDLMTSCDRRQNTTVAPQAMVILNDRFVRTVARDFANLLLQKQASGSHPAKWQPQPVIEDAFETVFARPPTESEMRTSIQFIDAQANARSDRAERDSRIEALTDFCQSLFGLNEFIYID from the coding sequence ATGAACGGCTTTCCAATGACCTCCCCGTTCGATCGCCGCGCCCAGTTCTTCGCAATCTGCCTTGGACTGCTCTACAGCGTTGCCCTGGCCAATGACGCTGGAACTCCCGCTTCGGACAAGCAGTTGACGGTTGAGCACTCCGAGCCGGTCGACTTTGTTCGAGACATTCAACCGATCTTGCGAGACAACTGCTACGAATGCCACGCCGGCACCACGGAAGAAGGCAACCTGAACCTGGGCGTCAAAGCCAAAGCGTTTCAAGGTGGCGACAGCGACGAGGCGATTCTCGTGGGTAACAGCGAAGACAGCTTGATGATTGATTTGGTATCCGGTGGCAAAGACAACGCATTGATGCCGCCGGAAGGATACGAACCTCTGACGGCCAAGCAGGTTGGACTCCTGCGTGCTTGGATCGATCAAGGAGCACCATGGCCCGAAGACGCGGATGTCGTGGATCCTAAAATGGATCGAGCCAAAACTCACTGGGCGTTTCAACGACTGCAAAAAGTGAATCCGCCTTCTCGGTCATTGGGTGACGGTTGGCCCAAGAGCCCGATCGACCTTTTTGTACAACAACGATTGGACCTTGCCGGACTGAAACCATCGCAGCCTGCCGATGCGCGAACGCTGGTGCGGCGATTGTATTTCGACCTGATCGGGTTGCCGCCGTCTCGTGATCAAACGAACGACTTCATCGCCGCTCACTCGGAGGATTCGAAAGCCGCCGTCCAGAATTTGGTGGACCAGTTACTCGGTTCGCCCCGGTACGGTGAGCGTTGGGGAAGGCATTGGCTGGACGTGGCTCGCTACGCCGACAGCGATGGACAAGAAGCGGACATGGACCGTCCACACGCGTATCGCTATCGCGATTTTGTGATTCAAGCGTTCAACGAAAACATGCCCTACGACCAATTTGTGCGTTGGCAAATTGCAGGGGACGAGATCGAACCAGAGAACGATGCCGCGGTGTCCGCCACCGGCTTCCTGACCGCTGGCACCTCCTTCAAATTGCCTGACTCATTCATCGAAAGCGAACGCCTTGCGAATCGTTACAACGAGATGGACGATGTGATTTCGACGCTCGGGTCGGGCATGCTTGGGATCACGGTCGCTTGCGCTCGTTGCCACGATCACAAATACGATGCGTTCTCGGCGAAAGAGTACTACCAACTGTTGGGAGTCTTCCACAGCGGTGATCGCGTGTCGGACAAGCTACCGAGCGGCGAAGAGGGATACTTCTTTCGCGACTTCGACGAAGAACGCCGAACAACTTGGTTGTTCCGACGCAGCGATTTCTACGATCGCGAAATTGAAGTCGACATCGGCTTCCCCGCCATGCTGTCATCGGGTGCCGACGCCAATGAATACTGGCAGAAGGCCAAAGAAGCCTACTGCGATCATGGCGAACCCAAAAGCACATTGCAACGACGCGCCCTCGCGGACTGGATCACCGACACGGACCATGGAGGCGGAGCGTTACTAGCCCGTGTCATCGTCAACCGAGTTTGGCACCATCACTTTGGCAAGGGGCTCGTGCACACGACCAGCGACTTTGGTGTCAACGGTGACGCACCGTCGCACCCTCAGTTGCTTGAGTACCTGACCGACAGATTCGTTGAGAGTGGTTGGAGCATCAAGACGCTGCACCGCGAGATTCTGACCAGTTCGGTTTGGCAGCAAGCCAGCACGCGAGAAGCGTCCGACGAACGAGGACTAGAGATCGACCTCGGCAACGAACGTTTGTGGAAGATGAACCCGCAGCGTCTCGAGGTGGAAGTGATGCGTGACGCCATGCTGGCCGCAAGCGATACGCTTAATCTGCAGGCGGGCGGACCAGGCTTCAAACCCTACATCGCTCCGGAAGCCAACTTGGCCCGCAACATTCAAGGCGAGGGCTACCCCAAAGACGCCGCGGATAACGAAACCACGCGGCGTCGGAGCGTCTACATGTTCCACAAGCGACTGATTCCCTACCCGATGTTCCAGGCGTTCGATCGACCAGATCTGATGACCAGCTGTGATCGACGGCAAAACACCACCGTGGCACCTCAAGCCATGGTGATCCTCAATGACCGCTTCGTTCGCACCGTTGCTCGTGACTTCGCAAACCTTTTGCTTCAGAAGCAAGCCAGTGGATCCCACCCAGCGAAATGGCAACCGCAGCCGGTCATCGAAGATGCCTTCGAAACGGTGTTCGCCCGGCCGCCAACCGAGAGTGAAATGAGAACCTCGATCCAGTTCATCGATGCACAAGCCAACGCACGAAGTGACCGAGCGGAACGAGACTCGCGGATCGAAGCGCTGACTGATTTTTGCCAGTCGTTGTTCGGGCTCAATGAATTCATCTACATCGATTGA
- a CDS encoding DUF1501 domain-containing protein, translating to MTNHSQLFPCGRVANMLSRREWLCRAGAGAGMIGLANLMSEQNLLGAPPTESSSEPMTSLVPRPGHFPAKAKSVIWLFMEGAPSSVDMFDPKPELDKRDGDTTDIQAFFGNPGPLMKSPFSFQQYGETGQWVCDKYTNVAKHVDKMAFIKSCYSESNDHVPAIYQINSGLPRPGFPTAGAWATYGLGSENQNLPGYVVMGNTKGAKGGPHNWGAGFLPSTFQGTLFRSNGTPVLNLNRQPQITKQDQIAQLDLMAKLNDEHMQRHTRDAEFANRMQSFELAFRMQKEATDVVDLSQETKQTQELYGIDNPRSKSFGSKCLMARRLVESGVRFVQVYSDGEWDAHDNLEENHTHHCAATDVPVAGLLSDLEQRGLLDSTLVIWGGEFGRMPISQNGKGRDHNPKGFMQWMAGAGIKGGVSYGETDEIGYEAVENPVSVNDLHATILHLLGLDHERLTYFHNGRSYRLTDVAGKVIQDILA from the coding sequence ATGACCAATCATTCACAACTGTTTCCCTGCGGTCGCGTCGCCAACATGCTCAGCCGCCGCGAGTGGCTCTGCCGAGCCGGTGCCGGCGCAGGAATGATTGGTCTCGCCAATCTGATGTCCGAGCAGAACCTTCTGGGTGCGCCGCCAACCGAAAGCTCGTCCGAGCCAATGACTTCGCTGGTACCGCGGCCAGGTCATTTCCCTGCCAAAGCCAAGTCGGTCATTTGGTTGTTCATGGAGGGTGCGCCCAGCTCAGTCGACATGTTCGATCCCAAACCCGAACTCGACAAAAGAGATGGCGACACCACCGACATCCAGGCCTTCTTTGGCAACCCCGGACCACTGATGAAGTCGCCGTTCTCCTTTCAACAGTATGGCGAAACTGGTCAGTGGGTATGCGACAAGTACACGAACGTCGCCAAGCACGTCGACAAAATGGCGTTCATCAAATCGTGCTACAGCGAATCGAATGATCACGTCCCCGCGATCTACCAAATCAACAGCGGATTGCCTCGCCCGGGATTTCCAACCGCTGGAGCCTGGGCCACCTATGGATTGGGCAGTGAAAACCAAAACCTGCCTGGCTACGTTGTAATGGGCAACACCAAAGGTGCCAAAGGCGGACCTCACAACTGGGGTGCCGGATTCCTGCCATCGACCTTCCAAGGAACACTGTTTCGATCCAACGGCACACCGGTTCTCAACCTCAATCGGCAACCGCAAATCACGAAGCAAGACCAGATCGCACAACTCGATCTGATGGCGAAGCTGAACGACGAACACATGCAACGTCATACGCGCGACGCCGAATTCGCAAACCGCATGCAATCGTTTGAGTTGGCTTTCCGGATGCAGAAGGAAGCCACGGATGTCGTCGACCTCTCGCAAGAGACGAAGCAAACCCAGGAGCTCTACGGGATCGACAACCCAAGGTCCAAATCATTCGGATCCAAGTGTTTGATGGCGAGACGACTGGTCGAGAGCGGCGTTCGGTTTGTCCAGGTCTACAGCGACGGCGAATGGGACGCTCATGACAACCTGGAGGAAAACCACACACATCACTGCGCCGCCACGGATGTCCCCGTCGCTGGTTTGCTTTCTGACTTGGAACAACGCGGGTTGCTTGACTCCACCCTCGTGATTTGGGGCGGCGAATTTGGCCGCATGCCAATCTCACAAAACGGTAAGGGCCGCGATCACAATCCAAAGGGATTCATGCAGTGGATGGCGGGCGCGGGGATCAAGGGGGGCGTCAGCTATGGTGAAACGGACGAGATCGGCTACGAGGCTGTTGAGAACCCCGTCAGCGTCAACGATCTGCACGCCACGATCCTACACCTGCTTGGTCTCGACCACGAGCGACTCACCTACTTCCACAACGGCAGAAGCTATCGGCTCACCGATGTCGCGGGCAAGGTGATCCAAGACATCCTCGCTTGA
- a CDS encoding FG-GAP repeat domain-containing protein, with the protein MALLKSFDCTGAVLFGLRPSVSTTSMCLTTFCLESHNMIASRIFLLVGITVSVLASAEEYSLHSFKRQQLTDTYFSEGAGAADINGDGAFDVVYGPYWFEGPAFKAKHEIYQPVPQNMDRYADSFFSWMHDFNGDGLDDVLVAGFPGTPAYVYENPGKEGFDQHWPKHQVFDWVSNESPQWIDVVGDENPELVCTRDGFFGFATVNWEHPFEAWEFHPISEQIAAKKFGHGLGIGDVNGDGRQDLIHSKGWFEQPRTNPLTSRWFHHSVSLSEGYGGAEMYAYDVDGDGDNDIITSHRAHDFGLAWYEQIAGSDKNEPQFKHHLIMGGHPSENKYGTVFSELHSVALADMDGDGLKDIVTGKTYWSHHRQSPQWDAGAVVYWFQLSRGNEGVDWIPHQADGEAGIGRQVSIVDINDDNLPDIIVGGMLGAHVLTHEVRSVSESEFDAAQPKVYTGPKLPKVEGAEALRGPKSKIDSKTGQVRGAIEAEALTGKSTGGSARVQDMSRFSSDQWSNQSQLWWTGAKPADTLKLPLPEFTGTVDVDVVLTCAGDYGIVQLTLDDKPLGPPIDLYSSSVATTGVLSFPKIEVEGKQHSLSVQIVGANPKAKKAYMFAIDYLRIKTPDGFVRQERP; encoded by the coding sequence ATGGCTCTGTTGAAAAGCTTTGATTGCACCGGAGCCGTTTTGTTCGGACTTCGTCCCTCCGTCAGCACGACATCCATGTGCCTGACAACCTTCTGCTTGGAGTCCCACAATATGATTGCGTCGCGAATTTTCCTGTTGGTCGGTATCACGGTGTCAGTTTTGGCAAGCGCCGAAGAGTACAGCCTGCACTCGTTTAAGAGACAACAATTGACGGACACCTATTTTTCAGAGGGCGCCGGTGCAGCTGACATCAACGGGGATGGTGCATTCGACGTTGTCTACGGACCGTATTGGTTCGAAGGCCCAGCTTTCAAAGCGAAGCATGAAATTTACCAACCAGTACCGCAAAACATGGATCGATATGCGGATAGCTTCTTCAGTTGGATGCACGATTTCAACGGTGACGGGCTGGACGATGTCTTGGTTGCTGGCTTTCCCGGGACCCCGGCGTACGTTTACGAGAACCCAGGGAAGGAAGGATTTGACCAACACTGGCCAAAGCATCAGGTGTTCGACTGGGTCTCCAATGAGTCGCCACAATGGATCGACGTTGTTGGCGATGAAAATCCGGAGTTGGTTTGTACTCGAGACGGATTCTTCGGTTTCGCAACCGTCAATTGGGAACATCCGTTTGAGGCGTGGGAGTTCCATCCCATTTCAGAACAGATCGCCGCGAAGAAGTTTGGTCATGGGCTAGGAATCGGCGATGTGAACGGAGATGGACGACAGGATTTGATCCATTCGAAGGGGTGGTTTGAACAGCCGCGAACGAATCCGCTAACGTCTCGTTGGTTCCACCATTCTGTTTCCTTGAGTGAAGGGTACGGTGGCGCTGAGATGTACGCTTATGATGTGGATGGAGACGGCGACAACGACATCATCACCAGTCACCGTGCTCACGATTTTGGTTTGGCTTGGTATGAGCAGATCGCAGGTAGCGACAAAAATGAACCGCAGTTCAAACACCACTTGATCATGGGCGGGCATCCTTCCGAAAATAAGTACGGCACCGTGTTCAGCGAATTGCATTCGGTGGCATTGGCTGACATGGACGGCGACGGTCTGAAGGACATTGTTACCGGCAAGACATATTGGTCACATCATCGGCAGAGCCCTCAATGGGATGCCGGTGCAGTTGTCTATTGGTTCCAGTTGAGTCGCGGCAACGAGGGTGTGGATTGGATTCCGCACCAAGCAGACGGTGAAGCGGGAATCGGTCGCCAGGTGTCGATCGTCGACATCAATGATGACAACCTGCCCGATATCATCGTCGGAGGAATGCTGGGGGCTCATGTTTTGACCCATGAAGTGAGGTCGGTCAGTGAGTCCGAATTCGATGCGGCCCAGCCGAAGGTCTACACCGGTCCAAAGCTTCCCAAGGTGGAAGGTGCCGAGGCGCTTCGTGGTCCAAAATCAAAGATCGACAGCAAGACTGGTCAGGTGCGGGGTGCGATTGAAGCGGAGGCATTGACTGGCAAATCGACCGGAGGATCTGCCAGGGTTCAGGATATGTCTCGATTCAGTTCAGACCAGTGGAGCAACCAGTCTCAGCTTTGGTGGACGGGTGCCAAACCCGCTGACACTCTGAAGTTGCCGCTACCGGAGTTCACCGGAACCGTTGATGTCGACGTCGTGCTCACGTGCGCAGGCGACTATGGAATCGTGCAATTGACGCTGGATGACAAACCGCTTGGCCCGCCGATCGATCTGTACAGCAGCAGTGTGGCTACAACAGGAGTCCTCAGCTTTCCAAAGATCGAGGTCGAGGGAAAGCAGCACTCGTTGAGCGTGCAGATTGTGGGAGCGAATCCCAAGGCGAAGAAGGCCTATATGTTCGCGATCGATTACCTGCGCATCAAAACACCAGATGGCTTTGTGAGGCAGGAACGACCCTGA